A stretch of DNA from Alteromonas gilva:
GAATGCCAATATTCAACACACCTACCAGGCTCACACTGTGAAGGCGATGATGTAGCGGAAATCTTCGCAAGGTGAGCCTAACCGCAAAAAATGCCGTACCAACATTTACTGATTAGTTGCACGCCATACCGCAGTACTTAGGGGTGTGGTTTTTATTGCGTGAACTAAAAACGCGAACACTGAATAAGGTAGGTACCCCCATTATGCAAAAAAGAATCATACGACAAAAAATAGCATTGCTTGTTACGCTGTTAGCGGCCTCATTCGTTGCTGCTGCACAGTTTGGCTCGTCTGCTCAGGTTGAAATGAAGGGCAGTGAGGGGACGTCGCTCGTTGGCCATGTTAAGTCATCGTTCGACCACCCCTGGGCAATGACATTTTTACCCGATGGTCATAGTTTGGTAACCGAAAAGGCCGGCACTTTGTGGTTACTCGATGCGGATCAGCAAAAACGTTTTACTGTTTCTAATGTGCCTGATGTAACTGCCCGGGGGCAAGGCGGACTGGGTGATGTCATAGTTCATCCGGAGTTTGCCACGAACAACACCATTTATATCTCCTACATTGAACGCGACCCCAAAGACGATGCGTTCAGTGGCGCCGTGATTGAGCGCGCCACCCTCAACATTACCAATAGCGCTGCAAGCTTATCGAATCGGGAAATCATTTGGCGTCAATCGCCCAAAGTGACCGGCAACGGGCATTATTCGCATCGGATGGTGTTTTCGCCTGATGGTTATTTGTTCATTACGTCCGGAGAGCGACAAAAATTTACGCCAGCGCAAAACATGGCGATGAACCTGGGTAAAATCGTGCGCTTAAACGCCGATGGTAGCGTACCCAAAGATAACCCTTTTTATGGCAACGGCAGTGTTACTGCGCAAATATGGACGCTTGGCCATCGTAATCCGCTGGGCATTGATTTTGATGAGCAGGGTAATCTGTGGTCGCATGAAATGGGGCCGCGTCATGGTGATGAGCTGAACATCATTGAGCGAGGCCGCAACTACGGCTATCCCATGGTGTCGCAGGGAGATCATTATTCGGGCGTAAAAATTCCTAATCATGAAGATTACCCTGTGTTTAAATCGCCGGAACTGGCCTGGGTACCCGCCATAAGC
This window harbors:
- a CDS encoding PQQ-dependent sugar dehydrogenase, which produces MQKRIIRQKIALLVTLLAASFVAAAQFGSSAQVEMKGSEGTSLVGHVKSSFDHPWAMTFLPDGHSLVTEKAGTLWLLDADQQKRFTVSNVPDVTARGQGGLGDVIVHPEFATNNTIYISYIERDPKDDAFSGAVIERATLNITNSAASLSNREIIWRQSPKVTGNGHYSHRMVFSPDGYLFITSGERQKFTPAQNMAMNLGKIVRLNADGSVPKDNPFYGNGSVTAQIWTLGHRNPLGIDFDEQGNLWSHEMGPRHGDELNIIERGRNYGYPMVSQGDHYSGVKIPNHEDYPVFKSPELAWVPAISPAGFIIYKGDLFSDWAGNGFIGGLSSKALVRVAFNKDDDGKWNVTEAERYEWGKRVREVEQDSMGNIYVLEDKEGGRLIKLQHSH